One Thiocapsa sp. genomic window carries:
- a CDS encoding anti-phage-associated DUF3780 domain-containing protein: MSAQTKRGERAAYAHPTRGFGVPATSDPHHFVVEIPRGNTAPILIREHLGMGSESVREQVIDRVLLERPRWTAIRAEVQRAFNARLAEHNLAGGTWKVGETPVDRLLGKELCVLAWAVERLDPEKIRVAVRNWLALRPEERWWLFGMTSVATGGVLDAEKGWRVALRYALGDVAQNAQLKTRILLDQVGPQEQGTLSLFQD; the protein is encoded by the coding sequence GTGAGCGCACAAACGAAACGAGGCGAGCGCGCCGCCTACGCCCATCCCACCCGCGGCTTCGGCGTGCCGGCGACCTCCGACCCGCATCATTTCGTGGTCGAAATTCCACGCGGCAACACCGCGCCGATCCTGATTCGCGAGCACCTCGGCATGGGCTCGGAGAGCGTTCGCGAGCAGGTCATCGACCGCGTGCTCCTGGAGCGTCCGCGTTGGACCGCGATCCGTGCCGAGGTGCAGCGTGCCTTCAATGCCCGGCTCGCGGAGCACAACCTGGCCGGCGGCACCTGGAAGGTGGGCGAGACCCCGGTCGATCGTCTGCTGGGCAAGGAGCTGTGCGTCCTGGCGTGGGCGGTCGAGCGTCTCGATCCCGAGAAGATCCGCGTGGCGGTGCGCAACTGGCTCGCGTTGCGCCCGGAAGAACGCTGGTGGTTGTTCGGCATGACGTCGGTCGCGACCGGCGGTGTACTGGACGCAGAGAAGGGATGGCGCGTCGCGTTGCGCTACGCCTTGGGGGATGTGGCCCAGAATGCCCAGTTGAAGACCCGGATCCTCCTGGATCAGGTCGGACCGCAAGAGCAGGGAACGCTGTCGCTGTTCCAGGATTGA
- a CDS encoding anti-phage-associated DUF1156 domain-containing protein has product MMVESHTDTADGESRLEPFALRDAPALIEAVFPAQKISFEAQRERKAGAGQTLTALGSYWKGRKPLILVRAILLGSLLPQTDDPEQDLEIFEQLMAFDTAGLARREPKISVTELARRLTLADTRRYFAASYEGKAATQQDLACLQCPFEPDDYPGLTIRWRRDIDEADKLDLLAQALATYPTYEERAGLCKRPEELEQSALYAPIWLAVNAHLGRFGIEAHSHQELVEQLGILRFGHRPKVGDTFCGGGSIPFEAARLGCDVYASDLNPIACMLTWGALNIIGASPQKRAEIERAQREVATRVDRIVTKLGIEHDSAGNRAKAYLYCLETRCPETGWMVPMAPSWVISKTHNVIARLVPDHASKRFDIEILTGVSVDEMRTAELGTVHDGNLVYALDGKTYRTPIKTIRGDYRDADGSTANRLRRWEQHDFKPRPDDIFQERLYCIQWITRETLDAHRPTTFFAAVTAADLDRERRVEAIVAGHLARWQDEGLVPDMPIEPGDKTDEPIRTRGWMYWHQLFDPRTLLMGALLNQSGTRAIDKFNVSIFLDNSGRLVRWHTTPPHKAGGGRDLPANVFSNQALNTLFNFAVRSWWSANNVLRYDYPGDRRIESITTVVALDAREIVGDADLFLTDPPYADAVHYHEISEFFIAWLRKNPPPPFDQWTWDSRRDLAIKGSGDDFRRGMVDAYKAMTEHMPDNGMQCVMFTHQDTGVWSDMVSIFWAAGLQVVGAWYIATETTSELKKGGYVQGTVILMLRKRPAGERPGFKQLILPEVKREVDAQIKQMLHLNTETEARMGAPVFNDSDLQMAGYAAALKVLTGYTSLGGEDVTAFALRPRRKGETTVVDEIVEQAAETANGLLVPEGLERETWQAIGGIQRFYLRMLDMETTGASKLDNYQNFAKAFRVDDYAAVMASTKPNAARLKSVTEFKPRDLTDRTELGATPLAALVIAVQEFLADKDPEVVMANLRDAIPDYLHRRPLLVDMTAFIAAKARGPEIRRAAEAIASRMRHQRFL; this is encoded by the coding sequence ATGATGGTTGAATCACACACGGATACGGCAGACGGAGAATCGCGGCTCGAGCCTTTCGCGTTGAGAGACGCCCCTGCGCTGATCGAGGCGGTTTTTCCGGCACAGAAGATCTCGTTCGAGGCACAGCGTGAGCGTAAGGCCGGGGCAGGGCAGACGCTGACTGCGCTCGGGTCCTACTGGAAGGGCCGTAAGCCGCTCATCCTGGTGCGGGCCATCCTGCTCGGCAGCCTCTTGCCCCAGACGGATGATCCGGAGCAGGACCTGGAGATCTTCGAGCAGTTGATGGCCTTCGACACCGCCGGACTCGCCCGGCGCGAGCCGAAGATCAGCGTGACGGAGCTTGCCCGGCGTCTGACGCTCGCGGATACCAGGCGCTACTTCGCCGCGTCTTACGAGGGTAAGGCGGCCACGCAGCAAGACTTGGCCTGTCTGCAGTGTCCGTTTGAACCCGACGATTATCCTGGACTCACCATTCGCTGGCGTCGCGACATCGATGAGGCCGACAAGCTGGATCTGCTGGCCCAGGCGCTGGCGACCTATCCCACCTACGAGGAACGCGCGGGACTCTGTAAACGCCCGGAGGAGCTGGAGCAGTCCGCGCTTTATGCCCCGATCTGGCTCGCCGTGAACGCCCATCTGGGCCGCTTCGGCATTGAGGCCCACTCGCATCAGGAGTTGGTCGAGCAGCTCGGCATCCTGCGCTTCGGACATCGGCCGAAGGTCGGCGACACCTTCTGCGGCGGGGGTTCCATCCCCTTCGAGGCCGCGCGGTTGGGCTGCGATGTCTATGCCTCGGACCTCAACCCGATCGCATGCATGCTGACCTGGGGGGCGCTCAACATCATCGGCGCCTCGCCCCAAAAGCGCGCCGAGATCGAGCGGGCCCAACGCGAAGTCGCGACAAGGGTCGATCGGATTGTCACGAAACTGGGCATCGAGCACGACAGTGCAGGCAATCGGGCCAAAGCCTATCTCTACTGTCTGGAAACGCGCTGCCCGGAGACCGGCTGGATGGTGCCGATGGCGCCGAGCTGGGTCATTTCGAAGACCCACAATGTGATTGCTCGGCTGGTCCCCGATCATGCGAGCAAGCGGTTCGACATCGAGATCCTCACCGGCGTCTCGGTCGACGAGATGCGGACTGCCGAGCTTGGCACGGTGCACGACGGCAATCTCGTCTACGCGCTCGACGGCAAGACCTATCGCACGCCGATCAAGACCATCCGTGGCGATTATCGCGACGCCGACGGCAGTACCGCCAACCGGCTTCGCCGCTGGGAGCAGCACGACTTCAAGCCGCGCCCGGACGACATCTTTCAGGAGCGGCTGTACTGCATCCAATGGATTACGCGCGAAACCCTCGATGCGCATCGTCCGACGACCTTCTTCGCCGCTGTGACCGCGGCGGATCTGGACCGCGAGCGTAGGGTCGAGGCGATCGTCGCCGGGCATCTGGCGCGCTGGCAGGATGAAGGACTGGTGCCTGATATGCCGATCGAGCCGGGCGACAAGACCGATGAGCCGATTCGAACGCGCGGCTGGATGTATTGGCATCAGCTTTTCGATCCGCGCACGCTCCTGATGGGGGCCTTGCTGAACCAGTCCGGTACTCGGGCGATCGACAAGTTCAACGTCAGCATATTTTTGGATAATTCCGGCCGACTGGTCCGTTGGCATACGACACCTCCGCACAAAGCCGGTGGTGGACGCGATCTGCCTGCAAACGTGTTTTCTAATCAGGCGCTCAATACGCTCTTCAACTTCGCCGTGCGATCCTGGTGGTCGGCAAATAACGTACTGAGGTACGACTACCCTGGTGATCGACGCATTGAGTCGATCACGACTGTAGTGGCCCTTGATGCCCGCGAGATCGTCGGCGATGCCGATCTATTTTTGACCGATCCTCCATACGCCGATGCGGTGCACTACCACGAGATCAGCGAGTTCTTCATCGCCTGGCTCCGCAAAAACCCGCCACCACCCTTCGACCAGTGGACCTGGGACTCGCGCCGAGACCTCGCCATCAAAGGCTCCGGCGATGACTTCCGCCGCGGCATGGTCGACGCCTACAAGGCGATGACCGAGCACATGCCGGACAACGGCATGCAATGCGTGATGTTCACCCACCAGGACACCGGCGTCTGGTCCGACATGGTGAGCATCTTCTGGGCCGCCGGTCTGCAGGTGGTTGGCGCCTGGTACATCGCCACCGAAACCACATCGGAGCTCAAGAAGGGCGGCTATGTCCAGGGCACCGTGATCCTGATGCTGCGCAAGCGCCCCGCCGGCGAGCGACCCGGCTTCAAGCAACTCATCCTTCCCGAGGTGAAACGCGAGGTCGATGCCCAGATCAAACAGATGCTGCATCTCAACACCGAGACCGAGGCCCGCATGGGCGCGCCGGTCTTCAACGACTCGGACCTGCAGATGGCCGGCTACGCGGCGGCGCTCAAGGTCTTGACCGGCTACACCAGCCTCGGCGGCGAGGATGTGACCGCCTTTGCCCTGCGTCCGCGCCGCAAGGGCGAGACCACGGTGGTCGACGAGATCGTCGAGCAGGCGGCCGAGACCGCCAACGGTTTGCTCGTTCCCGAGGGACTGGAGCGCGAGACCTGGCAGGCCATCGGCGGCATCCAGCGCTTCTACCTGCGCATGCTCGACATGGAGACCACCGGGGCGTCCAAGCTCGACAACTACCAGAACTTCGCCAAGGCGTTCCGGGTCGACGACTATGCGGCGGTGATGGCGAGCACCAAACCGAACGCGGCGCGGCTAAAATCGGTCACCGAATTCAAGCCGCGCGATCTCACCGACCGCACCGAGCTCGGGGCTACCCCGCTCGCGGCGCTGGTCATCGCCGTGCAAGAGTTCCTGGCCGACAAGGATCCCGAGGTCGTCATGGCCAATCTGCGCGACGCGATCCCGGACTATCTCCACCGTCGCCCGCTGCTGGTCGACATGACCGCCTTCATCGCCGCCAAGGCCCGCGGACCGGAGATCCGGCGCGCCGCGGAGGCGATCGCCAGCCGGATGCGCCATCAGCGGTTTCTGTAA
- a CDS encoding UPF0175 family protein: protein MMQLVIDYPDALPDALRVSRNEFEQEARMAMAVKLFELGRLTSGQAAQLAGVPRVAFILDLHRYGVSPIQITPDELAEDFANA, encoded by the coding sequence ATGATGCAACTGGTCATCGACTATCCGGATGCGCTGCCGGATGCACTTCGAGTGAGCCGCAACGAGTTCGAACAGGAGGCCCGCATGGCAATGGCCGTGAAGCTGTTCGAGCTGGGTCGCCTCACGAGCGGGCAAGCGGCGCAACTGGCCGGTGTGCCCCGCGTTGCCTTTATACTCGATCTGCATCGCTATGGAGTCTCCCCGATCCAGATCACGCCGGATGAGCTGGCCGAAGACTTCGCCAATGCCTGA